The following coding sequences are from one Limnobacter sp. SAORIC-580 window:
- a CDS encoding type II secretion system protein GspD, which translates to MKTPLNRTLVCTAVAALLSLGTAACTGPQIKAEVQADNDNGLRKVEQVNTSLQTNGSFRGGRQYAEEQAKQQQNAKVLKRASKSWIGGTFVHVNDDDKLPAIFHETYKMNFADKGRPVDLNTVAARLTQMVGIPVRIQQDVFNTPVSAEPRRGARQLPPVSAPTEAAPPVSTPVAVDSVALAPRTTVGAVAMNWDGTLIDFLNNTTDKLSLSWEYRDNSIVIMRYTTAMYELASFPNGYEYAMSSGTQGRVRGNEVQSNSNLSVSEKGKIDGQASILEVINRMVASVPGSEVIVAEGTGRVMVKTSRDMQTQVRDMIRAENANMLKQVHVQLDIYSVMSKKDDQQGVNWDVFFRSLSQRYGIGVLSPESLVAPEAGLIALTIPEALQGFIPGQNPPNSPTNQRFGASSAIVQALNEIGDNVQHRPISLVALNRQWARKARLTTTGYLSETKPASSGALGGGTGVPGLTTDEITTGDQFAAMPFILDNNTIMLKMGISLSDLTSLLEITTGSGETLQRVQTPNTSSISDQYTIALRPGEVMAITGLSRDVSGFTERKLTEQAPLLAGGSRNLSTMRENFIVLVRAVVL; encoded by the coding sequence ATGAAGACACCACTGAACAGAACACTGGTATGCACTGCTGTTGCAGCATTGCTAAGCCTTGGAACAGCAGCTTGCACAGGCCCACAGATCAAGGCTGAAGTACAGGCCGACAATGACAACGGTTTGCGCAAAGTTGAGCAGGTGAACACCAGCTTGCAAACCAACGGTTCCTTTCGTGGTGGTCGGCAATACGCCGAAGAACAAGCCAAGCAACAACAAAATGCGAAGGTGCTGAAACGCGCCAGCAAAAGCTGGATTGGCGGCACCTTCGTGCATGTGAATGACGACGACAAGTTGCCCGCGATTTTTCATGAAACCTACAAAATGAATTTCGCGGACAAAGGCCGCCCTGTGGATTTGAATACAGTGGCAGCCCGCCTGACCCAAATGGTCGGCATTCCTGTGCGCATTCAGCAAGACGTATTCAACACACCAGTCAGCGCCGAACCCCGCCGTGGCGCACGCCAGTTACCACCAGTAAGCGCCCCTACCGAGGCGGCACCACCGGTATCCACGCCAGTCGCAGTGGACAGTGTGGCCCTGGCGCCCCGCACCACCGTGGGTGCCGTGGCGATGAACTGGGACGGTACACTGATTGATTTTTTGAACAACACCACCGACAAACTGAGCTTGTCCTGGGAGTACCGCGACAACTCAATTGTCATCATGCGTTACACCACAGCCATGTATGAGCTGGCCTCTTTCCCCAATGGCTATGAATACGCCATGAGCAGCGGCACGCAAGGCCGGGTGCGGGGCAATGAAGTGCAAAGCAATTCGAATTTGAGCGTGTCCGAGAAAGGGAAAATTGACGGCCAGGCCAGCATACTGGAAGTGATCAACCGCATGGTGGCCTCGGTGCCCGGTTCCGAAGTGATCGTAGCCGAAGGCACTGGCCGAGTGATGGTTAAAACAAGCCGCGACATGCAAACCCAGGTGCGCGACATGATCCGCGCCGAAAATGCAAACATGCTGAAACAGGTGCATGTACAGCTTGATATTTACTCGGTCATGTCCAAGAAAGACGACCAACAGGGCGTGAACTGGGATGTTTTTTTCAGAAGCCTTTCTCAGCGCTACGGCATTGGCGTGTTGTCGCCCGAATCGCTGGTGGCCCCTGAAGCAGGTTTGATTGCACTGACCATTCCGGAAGCCTTGCAAGGTTTCATTCCCGGACAAAACCCGCCTAACAGCCCTACCAATCAACGCTTTGGTGCCAGCTCGGCCATTGTGCAAGCTTTAAATGAAATTGGCGACAATGTTCAACACCGCCCCATTTCCCTGGTGGCATTGAACAGGCAGTGGGCACGCAAAGCAAGGCTGACTACCACGGGTTATTTGTCGGAAACGAAACCCGCCTCCTCAGGTGCTCTGGGTGGCGGCACAGGTGTACCCGGCTTGACCACCGATGAAATTACAACTGGTGACCAGTTTGCGGCCATGCCGTTTATTCTGGACAACAACACCATCATGCTGAAAATGGGCATCAGCTTGTCTGACCTCACCAGCCTGCTGGAAATTACCACTGGCTCTGGCGAAACCCTGCAACGGGTTCAAACGCCCAACACCAGCAGCATTTCTGACCAGTACACCATCGCACTTCGCCCAGGTGAAGTGATGGCCATCACAGGTCTGTCACGCGATGTATCCGGTTTCACCGAGCGCAAGCTGACCGAGCAGGCACCATTGCTGGCCGGTGGTTCGCGCAACCTGTCCACCATGCGAGAGAACTTCATCGTTCTGGTTCGCGCGGTGGTGCTGTAA
- a CDS encoding GspE/PulE family protein: MKRDLALNVLATQADKALKVEKLSELPAFSRVLTDGSAGALLKLPAAVEKHVCAIETGVKRAIILYDAEKLAQIRPFISHLRGKLIAEKFTFERPEIGCGGGVIEHLIENSRTKIDSTEGEEDPAVAQSKAKEIFESWVALAVQERATDIHVQVINNIAEVKLRVDGELEFLRDQQGGVYTPLQAERAVAWAYNNASGKGSNSNSQFSVGENLYCMIAAREVGGKRVAMRYQSMRGWAGIKVVCRLLYVDIDAPTLSYEQLGYAPSHMKQLKSASNTPSGTIIFAGVTGSGKTTTLKTFIETHPGNGTDAFYSIEDPVEYPLRGVHQIPIQRDLLDRKGSAAKYAEVVAGLMRADPGCVLMGEIRDPATAISAQQIVETGHMACGTVHAHLISGIVPRLTNEEIGMSRDVLTNPNILTLLVYQALVPKLCPHCKIGGRLYQQGMPDSEHVFELLDTLETRFELGRDLFYFKKQGGCPKCKHRGTAGLSVVAEILTPDRKWLNLIRQGKDYEAMMYYRSKSDGNFRSANMDGKTVFEHTLYKALLGEVDPRHCERFDSFDRFEIMNDADRAETAAYT; encoded by the coding sequence ATGAAAAGAGACCTGGCACTGAATGTGTTGGCCACGCAAGCGGACAAAGCGCTGAAAGTTGAAAAACTCAGTGAATTGCCCGCGTTTTCGCGCGTGCTGACCGACGGCAGTGCGGGGGCTTTGCTGAAGCTACCCGCTGCAGTTGAAAAACATGTGTGTGCCATTGAAACTGGTGTGAAGCGCGCGATCATTTTGTATGATGCGGAAAAACTCGCGCAGATTCGCCCTTTCATTTCACACCTGCGCGGCAAACTGATTGCCGAGAAATTCACGTTTGAGCGACCCGAAATTGGTTGTGGTGGTGGCGTAATCGAGCACTTGATCGAGAACTCCCGAACCAAAATCGACAGTACCGAAGGCGAAGAAGACCCGGCTGTAGCGCAGTCCAAAGCCAAAGAAATTTTTGAATCCTGGGTGGCTTTGGCTGTGCAGGAACGCGCAACCGACATTCACGTACAAGTGATCAACAACATTGCGGAAGTGAAACTGCGCGTGGATGGTGAACTTGAATTTTTGCGTGACCAGCAAGGCGGCGTGTACACCCCGCTGCAAGCAGAGCGTGCCGTAGCTTGGGCCTACAACAATGCATCGGGCAAGGGGTCGAACAGCAACAGTCAATTCTCGGTGGGCGAAAACCTGTACTGCATGATCGCCGCCCGCGAAGTGGGTGGCAAACGTGTAGCCATGCGCTATCAATCCATGCGAGGTTGGGCCGGTATCAAAGTGGTGTGCCGCTTGCTATACGTTGACATTGATGCACCCACTCTCAGCTATGAGCAATTGGGTTATGCCCCTTCGCACATGAAGCAGTTAAAGAGTGCGTCCAATACACCCTCTGGTACCATTATTTTTGCGGGTGTTACAGGTTCAGGCAAAACCACCACGCTGAAAACTTTCATTGAAACGCACCCCGGCAACGGTACAGATGCGTTTTACTCGATTGAAGACCCGGTGGAATACCCATTGCGAGGCGTGCACCAAATTCCGATTCAGCGTGATTTGCTTGACCGCAAAGGCTCAGCCGCCAAATACGCCGAAGTGGTTGCAGGCCTTATGCGTGCCGACCCGGGCTGCGTGTTGATGGGTGAAATTCGCGACCCGGCCACTGCAATTTCAGCGCAGCAAATTGTTGAAACAGGCCACATGGCTTGCGGTACGGTGCATGCGCATTTGATTTCCGGCATTGTGCCGCGCCTAACCAACGAAGAAATTGGCATGAGTCGCGACGTGCTGACCAACCCCAATATTTTGACATTGCTGGTGTACCAGGCCTTGGTACCCAAGCTGTGCCCACACTGCAAAATTGGTGGCCGCCTGTACCAACAGGGCATGCCCGATTCAGAGCATGTATTTGAGCTGCTCGACACACTGGAAACACGCTTTGAACTGGGGCGCGACCTGTTCTACTTTAAAAAACAAGGCGGCTGCCCCAAATGCAAACACCGCGGCACTGCGGGCTTGAGCGTGGTGGCTGAAATTCTGACCCCCGACCGGAAGTGGCTGAACCTGATTCGCCAAGGCAAAGACTACGAAGCGATGATGTACTACCGTTCAAAATCGGATGGCAATTTCCGATCAGCGAACATGGACGGAAAAACAGTGTTTGAACACACCTTGTACAAGGCATTGCTGGGCGAAGTGGACCCGCGCCACTGCGAACGCTTTGACAGCTTTGACCGTTTCGAAATCATGAACGACGCCGACCGCGCCGAAACTGCGGCTTACACCTGA
- a CDS encoding type II secretion system F family protein: MTFKKKLSNFFNAINLMDFRGKREAFYEQLAKSIENKEQFKTFLEEELKIARHKRTRNSSREAALKLMVRKLSLGDDFLISQILGTVMPQNDRMMLAAVDEAKDKPGTLRALAAAIKSQKEAKSVIWKAIFPPMVLIPGVAGFSYVLATQSIPIIVKVAPPEVWTPFNMSVRIVSEIVASHGGLIVASVIGAIAAFTYALPRWKGNLRSQLEQVPQGWGFLLFPVAPFLLPLSIYRDFQVSLLVTSLAVLLKSGATLSSALDTLKRNADPWMRWHLKKIMNHLNVAPTDYIPAFSKGLMSPKLLARLATTIRNNPQFDKILIQLGTEGGEDIRNEIGNTAKGLNAVLLSVAAAVVVFLYVGQLSISQSMTEELDPVKRMQRMR, from the coding sequence ATGACATTCAAAAAGAAACTCAGCAACTTTTTCAATGCCATCAACTTGATGGACTTTCGCGGCAAGCGCGAAGCATTTTACGAACAGCTCGCCAAGTCGATTGAAAACAAAGAACAGTTCAAAACCTTTCTGGAAGAAGAACTGAAAATTGCCCGCCACAAGCGAACACGCAACAGCAGCCGGGAAGCGGCCTTGAAGCTGATGGTTCGTAAACTGAGTTTGGGCGACGACTTTCTGATTAGCCAAATTCTGGGCACCGTAATGCCACAAAACGACCGCATGATGCTGGCCGCCGTGGACGAAGCCAAAGACAAACCGGGCACCTTGCGTGCATTGGCCGCAGCGATCAAATCGCAAAAAGAAGCCAAAAGCGTGATCTGGAAGGCCATTTTCCCGCCCATGGTGTTGATACCCGGTGTGGCAGGTTTCAGCTACGTGCTGGCCACGCAGTCCATTCCAATTATTGTGAAAGTGGCACCGCCTGAAGTGTGGACACCGTTCAATATGTCGGTGCGAATCGTGTCGGAAATTGTGGCTTCTCATGGCGGTTTGATTGTGGCCAGTGTTATTGGTGCTATCGCCGCATTTACTTATGCCCTGCCCCGCTGGAAAGGCAATTTGCGAAGCCAATTGGAGCAAGTGCCGCAGGGCTGGGGCTTCTTGCTGTTTCCAGTGGCGCCGTTCTTGCTGCCGCTGTCGATTTATCGCGACTTTCAGGTCAGCCTTCTGGTCACCTCGCTCGCGGTGCTATTGAAAAGTGGAGCCACTTTGTCGTCGGCACTGGACACACTGAAACGCAATGCCGACCCCTGGATGCGCTGGCATTTGAAAAAGATCATGAACCACTTAAATGTGGCCCCTACTGATTACATACCTGCCTTTAGCAAAGGGCTGATGAGCCCGAAACTGCTGGCCCGCCTGGCCACCACCATTCGCAACAACCCACAGTTCGACAAGATTCTGATTCAACTGGGCACCGAAGGTGGTGAAGACATTCGCAATGAAATTGGCAACACCGCCAAGGGTTTGAATGCCGTGTTATTGAGTGTTGCTGCGGCTGTGGTGGTGTTTTTGTACGTGGGGCAATTGTCGATCAGCCAAAGCATGACCGAGGAACTGGACCCTGTGAAAAGAATGCAACGCATGCGTTGA
- a CDS encoding TcpQ domain-containing protein — MEFALGLAIVLMAWNTTGETSGETGATVVMEAPTPAMVAEKHEDHLPYFADELLSRNVELARHSAPDPLPQARSFVAVAQPNLEPKSPSATSNKPSNIQLAMQAPSSDVFIVDLPPKVIREAEQLAALPVKQESARLVVTPRAIQWELRVEDGRLDKAIRRWAKEAGYTFRWDADRYVMIAAGTTFSGTFEYAVEQVLETPGIKNSEYPLEACVYNNEPPLLRITRLGDQKEECR, encoded by the coding sequence ATGGAATTTGCTCTTGGTCTAGCCATTGTGTTGATGGCATGGAATACAACCGGGGAAACGAGTGGGGAGACAGGCGCCACAGTTGTGATGGAGGCACCCACACCTGCCATGGTGGCCGAGAAACATGAGGACCACCTTCCTTATTTCGCTGATGAGTTGCTATCGCGCAATGTTGAGCTGGCCAGGCACAGCGCCCCAGACCCCCTGCCGCAAGCCCGAAGCTTCGTAGCAGTTGCTCAGCCCAACCTCGAACCCAAATCCCCAAGCGCCACTTCAAACAAACCCAGCAACATACAGCTGGCCATGCAAGCCCCCTCCTCCGACGTATTCATTGTTGACCTGCCGCCCAAAGTGATTCGGGAAGCCGAGCAATTGGCTGCCCTGCCGGTGAAACAGGAGAGCGCAAGGCTGGTGGTGACACCGCGTGCCATTCAATGGGAATTGCGGGTTGAAGACGGCAGGCTGGACAAAGCCATTCGCCGTTGGGCCAAGGAAGCGGGTTACACATTTCGCTGGGATGCCGACCGTTACGTGATGATTGCAGCCGGCACCACCTTCTCGGGCACCTTTGAATATGCAGTAGAACAAGTGCTTGAAACACCCGGAATCAAGAACAGCGAATACCCCTTGGAAGCCTGTGTTTACAACAACGAGCCGCCATTGCTGCGAATTACCCGCTTGGGCGATCAAAAAGAAGAGTGCCGATAA
- a CDS encoding D-Ala-D-Ala carboxypeptidase family metallohydrolase — MNRRQFIAAASSISLTAHLDKLAWATQSPSYTLLDIQRGPDRFQIDFSTPEGYRTAAWMLRDIRANRVGVPNIEMLQLAAWAQIVLAEHHAYTVFEVTSGLRTHHTNSIIEGAARHSRHLPDESGQFYAMDIKPIGVNIDQLAKTLQYPAFGGVGVYRSHVHFDIRDYATQWRSKK, encoded by the coding sequence ATGAACAGGCGCCAGTTTATTGCTGCTGCAAGTTCGATTTCGCTGACTGCACACCTGGACAAGCTGGCTTGGGCCACGCAATCCCCCAGCTACACCTTGCTGGACATTCAACGCGGCCCGGATCGCTTTCAAATTGATTTCAGCACGCCTGAAGGTTACCGCACAGCCGCCTGGATGCTTCGCGATATTCGAGCCAACCGGGTGGGCGTACCCAATATTGAAATGTTGCAACTGGCAGCATGGGCTCAAATTGTTTTGGCTGAACACCACGCCTACACCGTGTTTGAAGTAACCTCGGGTTTGCGGACCCATCACACGAATTCCATCATCGAGGGTGCAGCCCGACATTCACGTCATTTGCCCGATGAGAGCGGACAGTTTTACGCCATGGACATCAAACCCATTGGTGTGAATATTGATCAATTGGCTAAAACCCTACAGTACCCCGCATTCGGGGGGGTTGGTGTTTACAGAAGCCATGTTCATTTCGATATTCGCGACTACGCCACACAATGGCGGTCAAAAAAATGA
- the ahr gene encoding NADPH-dependent aldehyde reductase Ahr → MINAYAAFEAKGPLKPFQYDPGELNAFDIEIDVDHCGICHSDVSMLDNDWGRAKYPMVAGHEIIGRVSQVGSHVSHLAIGDVVGLGWHSGYCESCRMCMGGDHNLCSTAKGTIVGRHGGFADKVRAQAVSAVKIPAGVNPATAGPLLCGGITVYNPLVQFNISPQSKVAVIGVGGLGHMAVMFLKAWGCEVTAFSSNASKTDELLGMGAHHVLNSKDPDALKKAAGSFDLILSTVNVKLDWNAYIATLAPKGRLHFLGAVLEPLDIGVFGLMGQQRSISSSPVGSPRVIADMLKFAALHNIQPIVETYSFDQINEAVDKVRNSSPRFRVVLSR, encoded by the coding sequence ATGATCAACGCATACGCAGCTTTCGAGGCCAAAGGCCCGTTGAAACCCTTTCAATACGATCCGGGTGAATTGAACGCATTTGACATCGAGATCGATGTGGACCACTGCGGCATTTGCCACAGCGATGTCAGCATGCTTGACAACGACTGGGGCCGTGCCAAATACCCCATGGTGGCAGGCCACGAAATTATTGGTCGGGTAAGCCAAGTGGGCAGCCATGTCAGCCACCTGGCCATTGGTGATGTGGTGGGTTTGGGCTGGCATTCAGGCTACTGCGAAAGTTGCCGTATGTGCATGGGCGGCGACCACAACCTGTGCAGCACCGCCAAAGGCACTATTGTTGGTCGCCATGGCGGGTTCGCTGACAAGGTGCGCGCGCAAGCTGTCAGTGCCGTGAAAATTCCCGCAGGTGTCAACCCTGCTACTGCAGGCCCGCTGCTGTGTGGTGGCATTACCGTTTACAACCCGTTGGTGCAATTCAATATTTCACCGCAAAGCAAAGTCGCGGTGATCGGCGTGGGCGGCTTGGGCCACATGGCGGTCATGTTCCTGAAAGCCTGGGGCTGCGAGGTCACCGCATTCAGCAGCAACGCCTCTAAAACCGACGAATTGCTGGGCATGGGTGCACACCACGTGCTGAACAGCAAAGACCCCGATGCCTTGAAGAAAGCGGCTGGCTCATTCGACCTTATTTTGTCGACCGTGAACGTGAAGCTTGACTGGAACGCCTACATTGCCACCTTGGCTCCCAAAGGCCGCCTGCACTTTCTGGGTGCCGTGCTGGAGCCTTTGGACATTGGTGTGTTTGGCTTGATGGGGCAACAACGTTCCATTTCGTCTTCGCCTGTGGGCAGCCCGCGCGTAATCGCCGACATGCTCAAATTCGCAGCCCTGCACAATATTCAACCCATCGTAGAAACCTACAGTTTTGACCAAATCAACGAGGCTGTGGACAAAGTACGCAATAGTAGCCCCCGCTTTAGAGTGGTGTTGTCGCGATAA
- a CDS encoding PEGA domain-containing protein produces MNKILARAVLGAAVLGATGCASIMSGKDQQISVNSNVRGATVLINGAEVGKTPFIGKVSKPKGAEGNVITLRAEGYEEKTVAVETSIEPTFWVNLLSGGPFGSTTDYSSGAMYKLGDGNFNIDLTKSGK; encoded by the coding sequence ATGAATAAAATTCTTGCTCGCGCTGTACTCGGCGCTGCGGTATTGGGTGCCACTGGCTGTGCATCAATCATGTCTGGCAAAGACCAGCAAATTTCCGTGAACTCAAATGTAAGAGGTGCCACAGTCCTTATTAATGGCGCCGAAGTGGGTAAAACACCATTTATCGGAAAAGTCAGCAAGCCTAAAGGTGCAGAGGGCAATGTCATTACCTTGCGTGCAGAAGGTTACGAAGAGAAAACAGTTGCTGTCGAAACCAGTATTGAACCCACCTTTTGGGTGAATTTGTTGAGCGGTGGTCCCTTTGGCTCCACGACTGATTATAGCTCTGGCGCGATGTACAAATTGGGCGATGGCAATTTCAATATTGACCTGACCAAGTCGGGAAAGTAA
- a CDS encoding lipoprotein N-acyltransferase Lnb domain-containing protein, producing the protein MFAFLLAGFRLLQLQSLVLLLLGVSPVLAGGIDDYPKASIAFSAANLNDPESVFGHVFIVFHHATQPEPDDPVVEFYGNLKDIDFAMIKTVVSTVPGHYKISTYSDKLRLYDQEGRDVYIRPLRHEISIQELKVRVNESLGQLFDYDFLNINCAYYIELLLTQFQKGLRENWRIRQPLDVYLNYGDREGEFVVKSADRLFAEFKSVPQAQANKKDGFEYFRANKALVDFSVHSDLDRAAKLVMYNREPSSGVAAPSAPVSRGKLQFDGSSRVLDISYLAFTSENSWLNDPLPKPSRLEVAKVRARCLRQEDTDCVFGVTFFDNRTLPADGWGKSKILASGIRWDHGAKANLQIGLGGGFGRVLDLPLWLGIVPVTQVDTEHGGTVGLTASLLHISTAFRTHLQLDSNPRHNPLDKKQINFSVTHQVTGFSFQWSDIDRGVLGYRLIF; encoded by the coding sequence ATGTTTGCTTTCCTACTAGCCGGTTTCAGGCTATTGCAACTACAGAGTTTGGTTTTGCTTCTCTTGGGCGTCAGCCCAGTATTGGCCGGCGGAATTGATGATTATCCCAAGGCCAGTATTGCGTTTTCAGCAGCAAACTTGAATGATCCAGAAAGTGTTTTCGGACATGTGTTCATCGTATTTCATCACGCGACCCAACCTGAACCCGACGATCCGGTTGTTGAGTTTTACGGCAACTTGAAAGACATCGACTTTGCGATGATAAAAACCGTGGTTAGCACGGTGCCCGGGCATTACAAAATATCAACCTACTCTGACAAGCTGAGACTTTACGATCAAGAGGGAAGGGATGTTTACATCCGTCCTTTGAGACATGAGATTTCAATTCAGGAACTCAAGGTTCGGGTGAACGAGTCATTGGGACAACTCTTTGATTACGATTTTTTGAATATCAACTGTGCCTACTACATCGAGTTGCTTCTTACGCAGTTCCAGAAAGGTTTACGTGAGAACTGGCGTATTCGACAACCTCTCGATGTTTATTTGAATTATGGAGACCGAGAGGGCGAGTTTGTTGTGAAGTCAGCAGACCGTTTGTTTGCAGAGTTCAAGTCTGTGCCGCAAGCGCAGGCCAATAAAAAGGACGGTTTTGAGTATTTCAGAGCCAACAAAGCCTTGGTGGATTTCAGCGTACATTCAGATCTGGATCGGGCTGCCAAGCTGGTGATGTATAACCGCGAACCTTCTTCGGGAGTTGCGGCGCCAAGTGCACCAGTATCACGGGGCAAGTTGCAGTTTGACGGATCTTCTCGAGTGTTGGATATTTCTTACCTGGCTTTTACTTCAGAGAATTCCTGGCTGAATGATCCCTTGCCCAAACCCAGCAGACTAGAAGTTGCCAAGGTTAGGGCCCGTTGCTTGCGGCAAGAGGATACCGATTGCGTTTTTGGTGTGACGTTTTTCGACAATCGAACTTTGCCTGCGGATGGTTGGGGAAAGTCCAAGATTTTGGCGAGTGGTATTCGATGGGACCACGGAGCGAAAGCCAATTTGCAGATCGGTTTGGGAGGTGGTTTTGGCCGAGTGCTCGACTTGCCCTTGTGGCTCGGGATCGTGCCGGTCACGCAAGTAGATACGGAGCATGGCGGCACAGTGGGTTTGACGGCATCTCTATTGCATATCTCTACTGCTTTTCGAACTCACTTACAATTGGACTCCAATCCGAGACATAATCCATTAGATAAAAAACAAATCAATTTTTCGGTTACGCATCAAGTCACTGGTTTTTCCTTTCAATGGAGCGATATTGATCGGGGGGTGCTTGGCTACCGATTGATTTTCTAG
- a CDS encoding prepilin-type N-terminal cleavage/methylation domain-containing protein, producing MITSHTLNARRKQSGITLIEVSIGLIIAAIVAAAAFIAFQNNARRTEVQDNIKQITEIVSETKQKVGINGGAAGYTGLTAELAATLGILQEIGQLNSYGQAINLTEGTDAVNEAILTWNGVEGDQCTDIVLAVGSAATNVANGEVGTWDLETNGQMSLANAGVVCGNDPEVVANLAITFGRR from the coding sequence ATGATTACATCGCACACACTGAATGCCCGCCGCAAACAAAGCGGTATTACCCTGATTGAAGTATCAATCGGCCTGATCATTGCAGCGATTGTTGCTGCCGCAGCCTTTATCGCATTTCAGAACAATGCACGCCGTACCGAAGTTCAAGACAACATCAAGCAGATTACGGAAATCGTCAGCGAGACCAAGCAGAAGGTTGGTATCAATGGTGGGGCTGCCGGATACACTGGACTCACAGCAGAACTGGCTGCAACTCTAGGTATTCTGCAAGAAATCGGTCAATTAAATAGTTATGGTCAGGCTATCAATCTCACCGAGGGAACTGACGCTGTAAACGAGGCAATACTTACGTGGAACGGCGTTGAAGGCGATCAGTGTACTGATATCGTTCTCGCAGTCGGATCTGCAGCAACGAACGTTGCAAATGGTGAAGTCGGAACGTGGGATTTAGAGACAAACGGTCAAATGAGTCTCGCTAACGCAGGCGTGGTATGCGGAAATGATCCTGAAGTCGTTGCAAATCTGGCAATCACCTTCGGCCGTCGTTAA
- the pilO2 gene encoding type 4b pilus protein PilO2, translating to MAEQSAVVHQLGKKAYIAGLNWQPLARSSYSKRIADIREYADRIDATKHILLKGHQNEYLGLYNYDPDISDEERTGQVYSLAAMLATQNEQEHAIYAIRIEEGSKKGQMALMVIEQGAPTMDIIGSDAEVVSTVNTYTNGSIESSEYHVYSNAPELFPSALPLDIAARLGSFSNKHALIGLPTDLIKASAMLAVVLLLAGGVYGGNEYLEASAREARMKQAQSSIQTPQYLKKLATDQRNVGLANTDVIEMLNLLSEQPFMARGWLLESIQCNLGKCSSEWQSQGGYTQELVSFLNNQQSSPDPKDVNKLKFSFSYDMASRGIQQLQDLPKKQEASELLYLEQQAWQKAGIQFKVDTQGQTWPTGFKSIPPNVSVNRHATEVTGSLTLMKDFLDRYPSGIYWNQISMKIEPKNLDAAVMVTLKGALYAY from the coding sequence ATGGCTGAGCAATCTGCAGTAGTTCATCAGCTGGGGAAAAAAGCCTACATTGCCGGCTTGAACTGGCAGCCACTGGCACGCTCAAGCTACAGCAAACGCATTGCCGATATTCGGGAGTATGCCGACCGCATTGATGCCACCAAGCATATTTTGCTCAAGGGCCATCAGAACGAATACCTGGGTCTTTATAACTACGATCCTGATATCTCGGATGAAGAACGCACCGGGCAGGTGTACAGCCTGGCGGCCATGTTGGCCACACAGAATGAGCAGGAACACGCCATCTATGCCATTCGCATAGAGGAAGGAAGCAAGAAAGGCCAAATGGCCTTGATGGTGATTGAACAGGGTGCGCCCACCATGGACATCATCGGCAGCGATGCCGAGGTAGTCAGCACTGTGAACACTTACACCAATGGGTCAATCGAAAGTTCGGAATACCATGTTTACAGCAACGCCCCAGAGCTGTTTCCGAGTGCCCTGCCCCTGGACATTGCAGCGCGCTTGGGCAGCTTCAGCAACAAACATGCGCTGATTGGTTTACCCACCGATTTGATCAAAGCCTCGGCGATGCTTGCCGTGGTGCTTCTGCTGGCTGGTGGCGTGTATGGCGGCAACGAATACCTGGAAGCCAGCGCACGTGAAGCGCGCATGAAGCAGGCGCAGTCAAGCATACAAACCCCGCAATATTTGAAAAAACTGGCGACCGATCAGCGCAATGTGGGGCTGGCCAATACCGATGTAATTGAAATGCTGAACCTGTTGAGCGAGCAACCTTTCATGGCGCGAGGCTGGCTATTGGAAAGCATTCAGTGCAACCTGGGCAAGTGCAGCAGTGAATGGCAATCGCAAGGCGGCTACACGCAAGAGTTGGTGAGCTTTTTGAACAACCAGCAAAGCAGCCCCGACCCCAAAGACGTCAACAAACTGAAGTTTTCGTTTTCATACGACATGGCCTCCCGGGGCATTCAGCAGTTGCAGGATTTGCCCAAAAAACAGGAAGCCAGCGAGCTGCTTTACCTGGAACAACAGGCTTGGCAAAAAGCGGGCATTCAGTTCAAGGTCGACACCCAAGGCCAAACCTGGCCCACTGGCTTCAAGAGCATTCCACCCAATGTGTCGGTGAACCGGCATGCAACTGAGGTGACGGGCAGCCTGACCCTCATGAAAGACTTTCTCGATCGATACCCTTCCGGAATTTACTGGAATCAGATTTCCATGAAGATTGAACCCAAAAACCTGGATGCCGCCGTGATGGTGACATTGAAGGGAGCACTGTATGCGTACTAA